The Oncorhynchus mykiss isolate Arlee chromosome 28, USDA_OmykA_1.1, whole genome shotgun sequence genome includes a window with the following:
- the LOC110508807 gene encoding UBX domain-containing protein 7 isoform X2 encodes MLEACNNNLEMAVTMFLDGGGIAEEPSTSSSSAGTSSSRAPPADDQVRAPIPQKQDILVEPEPMFGAPKRRRPARSIFDGFRDFQTETIRQEQELRNGSAVDKKLSTLADLFRPPVELMHKGSFETAKDCGQLENKWLMINIQNVQDFACQCLNRDVWSNDAVRTIIREHFIFWQVYHDSEEGQRYIQFYKLNKFPYISILDPRTGQKMVEWNQLDVASFLEQVTGFLTEHGQLDGPASSHPPPAKRARSESLIDASEDSQLEAAIKASLQETHYESSSAPDLPDSPHSVEVDSDGDSDEEPFSDSEGLISVDGSDNETTEPQEGSSCSTGGDTPPGPAPPTSAAVAPQPPPQPDSPPARHRKSPHNENSHRKEESKKNHLEPLAAAPARSQADPDSEHRSGENHRTATGQSSKSVKTETSDLDCLDDNGPKARLMLRYPDGQREQIALSSKAKLMALVRHVQSKGYPNERFELVTNFPRRKLAHLDYDVTLQEAGLCPQETVFVQERN; translated from the exons ATGCTAGAAGCATGCAACAACAATCTAGAAATGGCAGTGACCATGTTCCTGGATGGAGGGGGGATCGCAGAGGAGCCCAGCACCAGCTCCAGTTCAGCAGGGACCTCCAGCAGCAGAGCTCCCCCCGCAGA TGACCAAGTGCGGGCACCCATCCCTCAGAAGCAGGACATACTGGTAGAGCCAGAGCCTATGTTTGGAG CACCAAAGCGACGAAGACCTGCCCGGTCCATATTTGACGGTTTTAGGGACTTCCAAACAGAAACAA TCCGCCAGGAGCAGGAGCTGAGGAACGGCAGCGCGGTGGACAAGAAGCTCAGCACCCTGGCGGATCTGTTCCGGCCCCCCGTTGAGCTCATGCACAAAGGCAGCTTTGAGACG GCGAAGGACTGTGGTCAGCTGGAGAACAAGTGGCTGATGATCAACATCCAGAATGTGCAGGACTTTGCCTGCCAGTGTCTCAACAGAGACGTGTGGAGCAACGACGCGGTCCGGACCATCATCAGGGAGCACTTCATATTCTGGCAG GTGTACCATGACAGTGAAGAGGGCCAGAGGTATATCCAGTTCTACAAGCTCAATAAGTTTCCCTATATCTCCATTTTGGATCCCCGGACTG GTCAGAAGATGGTGGAGTGGAACCAGTTGGACGTTGCGTCATTTCTGGAACAGGTGACGGGCTTCTTGACGGAACACGGCCAGCTAGACGGCCCGGCGTCCAGCCACCCGCCCCCGGCCAAACGGGCCCGCTCC GAAAGTCTGATAGACGCCAGTGAGGACAGCCAGTTGGAGGCAGCCATCAAAGCCTCTCTCCAGGAGACCCACTATGAGTCGTCCTCCGCCCCCGACCTCCCCGACTCCCCCCACTCTGTAGAGGTAGACTCGGACGGAGACTCAGACGAGGAGCCCTTCTCCGACAGCGAGGGCCTCATCTCTGTCGACGGCTCGGATAACGAGACAACAGAACCACAGGAGGGCAGCTCCTGCTCCACAGGCGGAGACACCCCTCCTGGACCAGCCCCTCCCACATCTGCAGCTGTAGCCCCCCAGCCCCCGCCACAGCCGGACAGCCCACCTGCCCGTCACAGGAAGTCCCCCCACAACGAGAACAGCCACAGGAAAGAGGAGAGCAAAAAGAACCACCTGGAGCCTCTGGCGGCTGCGCCGGCCCGCTCCCAGGCCGACCCAGACTCAGAGCATCGTTCTGGGGAGAACCATCGCACCGCAACAGGCCAAAGCTCCAAATCTGTTAAGACGGAAACCTCCGACCTCGACTGCCTTGATGACAATG GTCCCAAGGCCAGACTGATGCTGCGCTAtccagacggacagagagagcagaTCGCCCTGTCGTCCAAGGCCAAGCTTATG gctCTGGTTAGACATGTCCAGTCGAAGGGCTACCCCAACGAACGCTTCGAGCTCGTCACCAACTTCCCCCGACGGAAGCTGGCCCACTTGGACTATGACGTCACACTGCAGGAGGCAGGGCTTTGTCCACAGGAGACTGTATTTGTGCAGGAAAGGAACTAA
- the LOC110508807 gene encoding UBX domain-containing protein 7 isoform X1, with protein sequence MAALGDGSAPAVNGLIQQFTAITGATESVGKHMLEACNNNLEMAVTMFLDGGGIAEEPSTSSSSAGTSSSRAPPADDQVRAPIPQKQDILVEPEPMFGAPKRRRPARSIFDGFRDFQTETIRQEQELRNGSAVDKKLSTLADLFRPPVELMHKGSFETAKDCGQLENKWLMINIQNVQDFACQCLNRDVWSNDAVRTIIREHFIFWQVYHDSEEGQRYIQFYKLNKFPYISILDPRTGQKMVEWNQLDVASFLEQVTGFLTEHGQLDGPASSHPPPAKRARSESLIDASEDSQLEAAIKASLQETHYESSSAPDLPDSPHSVEVDSDGDSDEEPFSDSEGLISVDGSDNETTEPQEGSSCSTGGDTPPGPAPPTSAAVAPQPPPQPDSPPARHRKSPHNENSHRKEESKKNHLEPLAAAPARSQADPDSEHRSGENHRTATGQSSKSVKTETSDLDCLDDNGPKARLMLRYPDGQREQIALSSKAKLMALVRHVQSKGYPNERFELVTNFPRRKLAHLDYDVTLQEAGLCPQETVFVQERN encoded by the exons ATGGCGGCGCTCGGGGATGGATCAGCTCCGGCGGTGAATGGGTTAATACAACAGTTCACAGCGATTACAG GTGCCACAGAGAGTGTGGGGAAGCATATGCTAGAAGCATGCAACAACAATCTAGAAATGGCAGTGACCATGTTCCTGGATGGAGGGGGGATCGCAGAGGAGCCCAGCACCAGCTCCAGTTCAGCAGGGACCTCCAGCAGCAGAGCTCCCCCCGCAGA TGACCAAGTGCGGGCACCCATCCCTCAGAAGCAGGACATACTGGTAGAGCCAGAGCCTATGTTTGGAG CACCAAAGCGACGAAGACCTGCCCGGTCCATATTTGACGGTTTTAGGGACTTCCAAACAGAAACAA TCCGCCAGGAGCAGGAGCTGAGGAACGGCAGCGCGGTGGACAAGAAGCTCAGCACCCTGGCGGATCTGTTCCGGCCCCCCGTTGAGCTCATGCACAAAGGCAGCTTTGAGACG GCGAAGGACTGTGGTCAGCTGGAGAACAAGTGGCTGATGATCAACATCCAGAATGTGCAGGACTTTGCCTGCCAGTGTCTCAACAGAGACGTGTGGAGCAACGACGCGGTCCGGACCATCATCAGGGAGCACTTCATATTCTGGCAG GTGTACCATGACAGTGAAGAGGGCCAGAGGTATATCCAGTTCTACAAGCTCAATAAGTTTCCCTATATCTCCATTTTGGATCCCCGGACTG GTCAGAAGATGGTGGAGTGGAACCAGTTGGACGTTGCGTCATTTCTGGAACAGGTGACGGGCTTCTTGACGGAACACGGCCAGCTAGACGGCCCGGCGTCCAGCCACCCGCCCCCGGCCAAACGGGCCCGCTCC GAAAGTCTGATAGACGCCAGTGAGGACAGCCAGTTGGAGGCAGCCATCAAAGCCTCTCTCCAGGAGACCCACTATGAGTCGTCCTCCGCCCCCGACCTCCCCGACTCCCCCCACTCTGTAGAGGTAGACTCGGACGGAGACTCAGACGAGGAGCCCTTCTCCGACAGCGAGGGCCTCATCTCTGTCGACGGCTCGGATAACGAGACAACAGAACCACAGGAGGGCAGCTCCTGCTCCACAGGCGGAGACACCCCTCCTGGACCAGCCCCTCCCACATCTGCAGCTGTAGCCCCCCAGCCCCCGCCACAGCCGGACAGCCCACCTGCCCGTCACAGGAAGTCCCCCCACAACGAGAACAGCCACAGGAAAGAGGAGAGCAAAAAGAACCACCTGGAGCCTCTGGCGGCTGCGCCGGCCCGCTCCCAGGCCGACCCAGACTCAGAGCATCGTTCTGGGGAGAACCATCGCACCGCAACAGGCCAAAGCTCCAAATCTGTTAAGACGGAAACCTCCGACCTCGACTGCCTTGATGACAATG GTCCCAAGGCCAGACTGATGCTGCGCTAtccagacggacagagagagcagaTCGCCCTGTCGTCCAAGGCCAAGCTTATG gctCTGGTTAGACATGTCCAGTCGAAGGGCTACCCCAACGAACGCTTCGAGCTCGTCACCAACTTCCCCCGACGGAAGCTGGCCCACTTGGACTATGACGTCACACTGCAGGAGGCAGGGCTTTGTCCACAGGAGACTGTATTTGTGCAGGAAAGGAACTAA
- the ppp1r7 gene encoding protein phosphatase 1 regulatory subunit 7 isoform X1 — protein MATLFVGEPQEMEVDRKGESEESGDDETRRKSINGEVDVNQPHTTVKEESPVEMDTIILDPEEEDVDLVHCRIGKIEGLGVLRKAKTLSLRQNLIKMIENLETLVMLKELDLYDNQIRKLENLQTLKELDQLDVSFNLLRKVEGLESLTGLKKLFLLHNKISHIANLDHLTGLEMLELGSNRIRLIENLDGLSSLTSLFLGTNKITQLQHLEGLHNLTVLSIQSNRITKMEGLQGLVNLKELYLSHNGIEVIEGLENNKKLTTLDIAANRVKKIENISHLTDLQEFWMNDNQLENWSDLDELKSSKALETVYLERNPLQKDPQYRRKIMLALPTVRQIDAAFIRF, from the exons ATGGCTACTCTGTTTGTTGGAGAGCCGCAAGAGATGGAAG TGGACCGGAAGGGCGAGTCAGAGGAGTCTGGAGATGATGAGACCAGGAGGAAGAGCATCAATGGGGAGGTTGATGTCAATCAGCCCCATACCACAG TTAAAGAGGAGTCTCCTGTTGAAATGGATACCATAATTCTGGACCCAGAGGAagag GATGTTGATCTTGTCCACTGTCGTATTGGGAAGATTGAGGGACTGGGGGTGTTGAGGAAGGCGAAG ACGCTCTCTCTAAGGCAGAACCTGATCAAGATGATTGAAAACCTGGAGACGTTAGTGATGCTGAAGGAACTTGATCTCTACGACAACCAGATCCGCAAACTTGAGAACCTGCAGACCCTCAAAGAGCTGGA CCAGCTGGACGTGTCCTTCAATCTACTGAGGAAGGTGGAGGGTCTGGAGAGTCTGACGGGGCTAAAGAAGCTCTTTCTGCTGCACAACAAGATCAGCCACATCGCCAACCTGGACCACCTCACCGGCCTGGAGATGTTGGAGCTGGGCTCCAACCGCATCCGG CTAATAGAGAACTTGGATGGGCTGTCCTCGTTGACGAGTTTGTTTCTGGGCACCAATAAGATCACTCAGCTGCAGCATCTGGAAGGCCTTCACAACCTGACAGTCCTCAGCATCCAG AGTAACCGCATCACCAAGATGGAGGGTCTGCAGGGTCTGGTCAACCTGAAGGAACTCTACCTGAGTCACAACGGCATCGAGGTCATTGAGGGCCTGGAGAACAAT AAAAAGCTCACAACTCTCGACATCGCAGCCAACCGGGTAAAGAAAATTGAAAACATCAGCCATCTAACAGACCTACAGGAATTCTGG ATGAATGATAATCAGCTAGAGAACTGGTCAGATCTAGATGAGCTGAAGAGTTCCAAGGCCCTGGAGACGGTGTACCTGGAGAGGAACCCCTTGCAGAAGGACCCCCAATATCGCAGGAAGATTATGCTGGCTCTGCCCACCGTACGCCAGATCGACGCCGCCTTCATCCGCTTTTGA
- the ppp1r7 gene encoding protein phosphatase 1 regulatory subunit 7 isoform X2 has translation MDTIILDPEEEDVDLVHCRIGKIEGLGVLRKAKTLSLRQNLIKMIENLETLVMLKELDLYDNQIRKLENLQTLKELDQLDVSFNLLRKVEGLESLTGLKKLFLLHNKISHIANLDHLTGLEMLELGSNRIRLIENLDGLSSLTSLFLGTNKITQLQHLEGLHNLTVLSIQSNRITKMEGLQGLVNLKELYLSHNGIEVIEGLENNKKLTTLDIAANRVKKIENISHLTDLQEFWMNDNQLENWSDLDELKSSKALETVYLERNPLQKDPQYRRKIMLALPTVRQIDAAFIRF, from the exons ATGGATACCATAATTCTGGACCCAGAGGAagag GATGTTGATCTTGTCCACTGTCGTATTGGGAAGATTGAGGGACTGGGGGTGTTGAGGAAGGCGAAG ACGCTCTCTCTAAGGCAGAACCTGATCAAGATGATTGAAAACCTGGAGACGTTAGTGATGCTGAAGGAACTTGATCTCTACGACAACCAGATCCGCAAACTTGAGAACCTGCAGACCCTCAAAGAGCTGGA CCAGCTGGACGTGTCCTTCAATCTACTGAGGAAGGTGGAGGGTCTGGAGAGTCTGACGGGGCTAAAGAAGCTCTTTCTGCTGCACAACAAGATCAGCCACATCGCCAACCTGGACCACCTCACCGGCCTGGAGATGTTGGAGCTGGGCTCCAACCGCATCCGG CTAATAGAGAACTTGGATGGGCTGTCCTCGTTGACGAGTTTGTTTCTGGGCACCAATAAGATCACTCAGCTGCAGCATCTGGAAGGCCTTCACAACCTGACAGTCCTCAGCATCCAG AGTAACCGCATCACCAAGATGGAGGGTCTGCAGGGTCTGGTCAACCTGAAGGAACTCTACCTGAGTCACAACGGCATCGAGGTCATTGAGGGCCTGGAGAACAAT AAAAAGCTCACAACTCTCGACATCGCAGCCAACCGGGTAAAGAAAATTGAAAACATCAGCCATCTAACAGACCTACAGGAATTCTGG ATGAATGATAATCAGCTAGAGAACTGGTCAGATCTAGATGAGCTGAAGAGTTCCAAGGCCCTGGAGACGGTGTACCTGGAGAGGAACCCCTTGCAGAAGGACCCCCAATATCGCAGGAAGATTATGCTGGCTCTGCCCACCGTACGCCAGATCGACGCCGCCTTCATCCGCTTTTGA